One genomic region from Erythrobacter mangrovi encodes:
- a CDS encoding MBL fold metallo-hydrolase — MAGAPPKPWPTGQAMQLEPLVRRVLAPNPSPYTYTGTQTYIVGLGDGCAVIDPGPDDPDHLLALDAAIDGEHVCAIMCTHTHRDHSPAAKTLAARTGAPVVGCARLVLDDSGPRADAAFDRSYEPDRVMEDGEQMTGPGWTLTAVATPGHVSNHLCFALEESGALFTGDHVMGWSTSVVIPPDGDMRAYMQSLEKLQAREQDRVYYPAHGEAVEKPHQLVRGMIGHRRQRENQILRFLGEGPHAAADFVPKMYKGLDPKLHKAAEMSVTAHLIDLERRGLALQSDDIWRTI; from the coding sequence ATGGCAGGCGCTCCCCCCAAACCTTGGCCTACCGGCCAGGCGATGCAACTCGAACCGCTGGTGCGGCGCGTACTCGCGCCCAACCCCTCCCCCTACACCTACACCGGGACGCAGACCTACATCGTCGGCCTGGGCGATGGTTGCGCGGTGATCGATCCCGGTCCCGACGATCCCGATCACTTGCTGGCTCTCGATGCAGCAATCGACGGAGAGCATGTCTGCGCCATCATGTGCACCCACACGCACCGCGACCATTCACCCGCGGCGAAGACGCTTGCCGCGCGGACCGGCGCACCGGTGGTCGGATGCGCGCGCCTGGTCCTCGACGACAGCGGCCCACGAGCCGATGCCGCGTTCGATCGCAGCTACGAACCCGACCGGGTGATGGAGGACGGCGAACAAATGACGGGTCCAGGCTGGACACTGACCGCGGTCGCGACGCCAGGCCATGTTTCGAACCACCTCTGCTTTGCGCTGGAGGAAAGTGGCGCACTGTTCACCGGCGATCACGTGATGGGCTGGTCGACCAGCGTGGTGATCCCGCCAGACGGAGACATGCGCGCCTATATGCAGAGCCTCGAGAAGCTCCAGGCGCGCGAGCAGGACCGCGTCTACTACCCCGCGCACGGCGAAGCGGTCGAGAAGCCGCACCAGCTCGTCCGCGGGATGATCGGCCACCGCCGCCAGCGCGAGAACCAAATCCTCCGCTTCCTCGGTGAAGGTCCGCATGCTGCCGCCGATTTCGTGCCGAAGATGTACAAGGGGCTCGACCCCAAGCTGCACAAGGCTGCGGAGATGTCGGTCACTGCGCATCTGATCGATCTCGAGCGACGCGGGTTGGCCCTGCAGTCGGACGATATCTGGCGAACGATCTGA
- the nadA gene encoding quinolinate synthase NadA → MTDQTKPLTGQDLLDEINRLRKEKNAVILAHYYQTADIQDLADFVGDSLELSRKAAETDADVIVFCGVKFMADTAKILSPEKIVVLPDMDAGCSLEDSCPPEKFKAFREAHPDHIALTYINCSTEVKALSDVIVTSSSAETILSQIPEDQKIIFGPDRHLGGYLSRKFGREMLLWPGVCIVHEAFSETELMKLKEQYPDAPVAAHPECPPVIIDHADYVGSTSGILQFAKTFEGDTLIVATEPHIIHQMEKALPEKTFIGAPGADGNCSCNICPYMALNTMEKIYACLRDLEPRIEIEEGLRLKAKQSLDRMLEMASGTIGKGDLGRV, encoded by the coding sequence ATGACCGACCAGACCAAGCCGCTTACCGGGCAGGACCTGCTCGACGAGATCAATCGACTGCGGAAGGAAAAGAACGCGGTCATTCTCGCGCACTATTACCAGACAGCGGATATCCAGGACCTTGCGGATTTCGTCGGCGACAGCCTAGAACTGAGCCGCAAGGCAGCGGAAACCGATGCCGATGTGATCGTGTTCTGCGGGGTCAAGTTCATGGCCGATACCGCCAAGATCCTCTCGCCGGAGAAGATCGTGGTACTGCCCGATATGGACGCCGGGTGCAGCCTCGAGGATTCCTGCCCTCCGGAGAAGTTCAAGGCATTCCGCGAAGCCCACCCCGATCACATTGCGCTGACCTATATCAACTGTTCGACCGAGGTGAAGGCGCTGTCCGACGTGATCGTGACCAGTTCTTCAGCCGAGACGATCCTGAGCCAGATCCCCGAGGACCAGAAGATCATCTTCGGACCGGACCGGCACCTGGGTGGCTATCTGTCGCGCAAGTTCGGGCGTGAGATGCTGTTGTGGCCGGGCGTGTGCATCGTCCACGAGGCCTTTAGCGAGACCGAATTGATGAAGCTCAAGGAACAGTATCCGGACGCACCGGTTGCTGCCCACCCCGAATGCCCGCCGGTGATCATCGATCACGCCGATTACGTCGGCTCGACCAGCGGCATCCTGCAATTCGCCAAGACCTTCGAAGGCGACACACTGATCGTCGCGACCGAACCGCACATCATCCACCAGATGGAAAAGGCGCTGCCCGAAAAGACCTTCATCGGTGCGCCGGGCGCGGACGGGAATTGCAGCTGCAATATCTGCCCCTACATGGCGCTCAACACCATGGAGAAGATCTACGCCTGCCTGCGCGACCTCGAGCCACGCATCGAGATCGAGGAAGGCCTGCGCCTCAAGGCCAAGCAGAGCCTCGACCGCATGCTGGAAATGGCCAGCGGCACGATCGGCAAGGGTGATCTAGGTAGGGTCTGA
- a CDS encoding glycerol kinase: protein MANRILVLDAGTTSTRAMIFAPDGTLERVAQEEITQHYPEPGWVEHDASEIWEKTLSCARQAVGAAGQSIAAIGITNQRETVVAWNRESGRPLARAIVWQDRRTADFCAGLKEFGHEAEVQRKTGLLLDPYFSGTKMRWLLDKSADVRAAADAGTLAMGTVESWLVWKLSGGTHITDASNASRTLLLALDGAQFDEGLCELIGVPRAVLPEVVDTHGMLAVAQADWFGAEVPICGLVGDQQSATIGQGCLSFGETKATYGTGSFVLTNKGQDIPHSDNRLLGTVLYQENGVRTYAIEGSCFVAGSLVQYLRDQLGLIGTAAETEELARSIPDSGEVIIVPALAGLGAPHWQPEARGVIAGLSFASGKAQIARAALEAMAHQTHDLATAFAADGAPWSRLRIDGGMSANDWMAQDLADILDLEVERPDFVETTALGAAMLASVGVGVHASLAEAAATMRGKTRCFTPQMDEKTRNSRLERYARARAAA from the coding sequence ATGGCCAACCGTATCCTCGTGCTGGACGCAGGGACTACTTCCACCAGGGCAATGATCTTTGCCCCCGACGGAACGCTTGAACGAGTCGCGCAGGAAGAGATCACCCAGCATTATCCCGAGCCAGGCTGGGTCGAACACGACGCCTCGGAGATTTGGGAAAAGACCCTCTCCTGTGCTCGGCAGGCGGTGGGTGCTGCAGGACAGAGCATTGCCGCGATCGGCATTACCAACCAGCGCGAGACCGTGGTTGCCTGGAATCGCGAATCCGGCAGGCCCTTGGCTCGCGCGATCGTTTGGCAGGATCGCCGCACTGCGGATTTTTGTGCCGGGTTGAAGGAATTCGGCCACGAAGCTGAGGTGCAACGCAAAACCGGCCTGCTGCTTGATCCCTATTTTTCAGGGACCAAGATGCGCTGGTTGCTCGATAAAAGCGCGGATGTTCGCGCCGCCGCCGACGCGGGTACGCTGGCAATGGGCACGGTTGAAAGCTGGCTGGTGTGGAAGCTCTCTGGCGGGACCCACATCACCGATGCGAGCAACGCCAGCCGCACGCTCCTGCTCGCGCTCGACGGGGCGCAGTTTGACGAAGGTCTCTGCGAACTCATCGGCGTTCCTCGCGCAGTGTTGCCCGAGGTGGTCGACACGCACGGCATGCTGGCGGTGGCCCAGGCGGACTGGTTTGGAGCGGAGGTCCCGATCTGCGGGCTCGTGGGTGACCAGCAGTCGGCGACCATCGGGCAGGGCTGCCTGTCCTTCGGCGAGACCAAGGCGACATATGGGACCGGATCCTTCGTGCTGACCAACAAGGGTCAGGACATCCCGCATTCGGACAATCGCCTGCTGGGTACGGTGCTCTACCAGGAAAATGGCGTGCGGACTTATGCGATCGAGGGTTCCTGCTTCGTTGCCGGAAGCCTCGTCCAGTACCTCCGCGACCAGTTGGGCCTGATCGGGACCGCTGCCGAAACCGAAGAGCTTGCCCGTTCGATCCCTGATAGTGGGGAGGTGATCATTGTGCCTGCCCTGGCGGGCCTCGGAGCCCCGCATTGGCAGCCCGAAGCGCGCGGTGTCATCGCCGGGCTCAGTTTCGCCAGCGGAAAGGCACAGATTGCGCGGGCCGCGCTTGAGGCAATGGCGCACCAGACCCACGACCTCGCAACGGCATTCGCCGCGGATGGCGCACCATGGTCCCGTCTGAGGATCGATGGGGGGATGAGCGCCAATGACTGGATGGCCCAGGATCTTGCCGACATCCTCGACCTCGAGGTCGAACGGCCCGATTTTGTCGAGACCACCGCGCTGGGAGCCGCGATGCTGGCGTCTGTGGGGGTGGGGGTTCACGCCAGCTTGGCCGAAGCGGCGGCGACCATGCGCGGCAAGACCCGCTGTTTCACGCCACAGATGGATGAGAAGACCCGAAACAGTCGCTTGGAGCGCTATGCCCGCGCCCGTGCGGCCGCCTGA